A single window of Syntrophales bacterium DNA harbors:
- a CDS encoding V-type ATPase subunit, whose product MRYYADKDNLHARIYAMRGRLLSLKDYDSIVRDQGAFFDRLSGAHDYVEAKEMVFKEQVAMVVHLAEATRKYSSLFIAFLRQYEVSNAKLLLAKAFGRQSLDQWYDIRPYAILDRSLLQQELSLDDIRTIMAGTYLEDVCEDISSYECLENQVDISAARNLYTSSAPFLPESRKVFRDFMLRRIAVITMIWHWRLKQSYHWSDERIRIYLETFHNLNLFGGHAWPQVRIVEEALNRRLEQLRKSGSQAPSAEDIEYHLEQYFYDWVSSMFHKDFHSIHCVVAYLWLLYYQVRNLFRIIEGMRFGLSPGEILKRIISEV is encoded by the coding sequence ATGAGATACTACGCAGATAAAGACAATCTCCATGCCAGGATATATGCCATGAGAGGCCGTCTCCTATCGCTCAAGGATTATGACTCAATTGTCAGGGATCAAGGGGCTTTTTTCGACAGACTTTCCGGCGCACACGATTATGTCGAGGCCAAAGAGATGGTTTTCAAGGAGCAGGTCGCCATGGTCGTCCATCTTGCCGAGGCAACCAGGAAATATAGCTCACTTTTCATTGCCTTCCTTCGCCAGTACGAGGTGAGCAACGCGAAGCTCCTTCTGGCAAAGGCCTTCGGCAGACAGAGCCTGGACCAGTGGTACGATATCAGACCATACGCCATCCTTGACAGAAGCCTGCTCCAGCAAGAACTTTCGCTGGATGACATAAGGACAATCATGGCCGGCACATACCTGGAAGACGTGTGCGAGGATATCTCAAGCTATGAATGCCTTGAAAACCAGGTGGACATCAGCGCCGCCAGGAATCTGTATACATCTTCAGCCCCATTCCTTCCCGAATCTCGAAAGGTCTTCCGGGACTTTATGCTCAGAAGGATCGCCGTCATTACGATGATCTGGCACTGGAGACTCAAGCAGAGCTACCACTGGAGCGACGAAAGGATAAGGATCTACCTTGAGACGTTCCATAACCTCAACCTCTTCGGTGGGCATGCATGGCCACAGGTAAGGATAGTAGAGGAGGCGTTGAACAGGCGTCTTGAACAACTGAGAAAAAGTGGCTCACAGGCGCCATCCGCAGAGGATATAGAGTACCATCTCGAACAGTATTTTTATGATTGGGTTTCATCCATGTTTCACAAGGATTTTCATTCCATACACTGCGTGGTTGCTTACCTTTGGCTGCTCTACTATCAAGTGAGGAACCTGTTCCGCATCATCGAGGGTATGAGGTTTGGTTTGTCCCCCGGAGAGATACTCAAAAGGATCATAAGTGAAGTGTGA